The Thermotoga caldifontis AZM44c09 genomic interval TATCGCGATCACACGGTCACCCGAGATGACGTTCCCGAAGCCTATGTTGATCAGACCGTACACACTCTATACCTCCCCGGAATATTTCATTCCAAGTTCTGAACCTGCTCTCTGAACTGAGACACGAGCACCTTTCCTCTCAATCCCAGCTCTACGAGCTGCATGTCTTCAGACTTGGAAAGGATCGTGTTCAGCTCTCGAAGGATCTCCTGGGCGAGAAAGTCCAGATGGTTTCCAACCGCTTCGTCACTTTCGAGCACATCTTTCGCCCGTTTCAGATGGGCCTCGAGCCTGTCGATCTCCTCGCGCACATCCAGTTTCTGCAGGTTCACCGCCACCAGATTTTCCAGAAGGTTCACATCGATCTGGCTACCACCCAGCAGCTGCTCAATCTGCTCGCGGATCTTCTCCCTCACCGATGGCATCGAGTTGATGGCGATTTCTCTCAAATCGCGCGTCAGCTGCTTTAGTTCGTCTAAGATGGCTCCAAGATGTTTCGAAATCTCTTCGCCCTCTCTTGACCTTTCGGCATCCAATTTCTCGAGAGCTTCCTTTACAACTGTCTCACAGAGTCGCCAGATCTCTTCTTCCTGGGACGGTGGGAGCTCGAACCTCACCAGCTCACGAAATCTGAGCAGATGATCGAGATTCACAGGTTCTGGGATGCCGAGCCTGGTCACCAGTTCTTCAAAACCATCGTAGTACACCTTGGCGAGTCCAAAATCGATCCGCAGTGCCTGCACGGGCGGTGAGAGGAATTCAAGGTACAACTTCAGCGACATCTTACCCCGCTTGATGTATCTTTGAACGAGCTTCGTCAGCTCGATCTCGCGGGAAGAGAGGAACGAAGGAACGACGATCTCGATGTTGAGATAGCGCGAGTTGAGAGTCTTCAGCTCACAATCGATCCTGTATTCGTTGAGCACTCTTTCTACCTTCGCATAGCCTGTCATACTTTTCGGCAAAGGTACCACTTCCTTAAACATTATAGCATTTCTCGGTCAAATAATAGCCTGATTCGGGCGTTTTTCTTTCTGAATCTCGTTATTTCTTCAAAAAGCTGCTCCAAATCTGAAGAACGGCTTGAAGTTCTCCCAGGTCCACTGACCGTTGAAATCGTAGGCGACGCCGAATCCCATCACGCCGAGCATCGGAACTACGACGTCCAGTTCCGGTCCCGCCGTGAGCTTCAACGTGGGTTGAGCGAGCGTTTCGCCTGTTCCCCCGGCATCCACGAACGCCAGTACGTACATGGGCAAGGTCTGAGATTTCAGATCGTACCTCAACTCTCCGGAGGCCAGAATGCCTGCCTTGGCTTTTGTGGCGTCAACGCCACGCACAGAGTCGATTCCGTAGAAGAGGATCGTTTCCTCGGTAGAACCCGGATTGGTGTACTTATCGAAGAGAACAGCGCTCGTGAAGAACCTGAACGCAGC includes:
- a CDS encoding YicC/YloC family endoribonuclease, whose product is MPKSMTGYAKVERVLNEYRIDCELKTLNSRYLNIEIVVPSFLSSREIELTKLVQRYIKRGKMSLKLYLEFLSPPVQALRIDFGLAKVYYDGFEELVTRLGIPEPVNLDHLLRFRELVRFELPPSQEEEIWRLCETVVKEALEKLDAERSREGEEISKHLGAILDELKQLTRDLREIAINSMPSVREKIREQIEQLLGGSQIDVNLLENLVAVNLQKLDVREEIDRLEAHLKRAKDVLESDEAVGNHLDFLAQEILRELNTILSKSEDMQLVELGLRGKVLVSQFREQVQNLE